A single genomic interval of uncultured Desulfobulbus sp. harbors:
- a CDS encoding citrate/2-methylcitrate synthase, whose translation MSEEIRVKNTGLRGVTVADSAISFIDGEKGVLIYRGYRIEDLADRSSFMETAFLLLFGTLPSAEQLVGFTQQVKDMRAVPSYIIESMKLWPTDARPMDVLQATVPMLAMAKQNSDVMDRDLCLQRSIGLIAQLPTLVAAWHRIRNGHPVLAPDPELDHAGNFLWMLLGEKPDAATAHDLDVCLILHADHTFNASTFAAREVVSTRASLYSGVAAGLGALSGSLHGGANAKVMEMLLKLEHEPDVEGWVKKQLAEGDRIMGMGHAIYKTGDPRATYLKKMGQRLGQQTGGKWALISQRIEETALAIFAERGKTTILPNVDFNSAPVYYLMGIPTDLMTPVFAISRVAGWCAHIIEEQFADAQGKPALYRPQAQYVGEYCGLMGCEYSPMEKRK comes from the coding sequence ATGAGCGAAGAAATTCGAGTGAAAAACACGGGGTTACGCGGCGTCACCGTCGCCGATTCCGCGATCAGCTTCATAGACGGCGAAAAAGGCGTACTGATTTACCGGGGCTATCGCATCGAAGATCTGGCTGATCGCTCCTCCTTCATGGAAACCGCCTTCCTCCTGCTGTTCGGCACGCTTCCCAGCGCCGAACAGCTGGTCGGGTTTACGCAGCAGGTCAAGGACATGCGTGCGGTCCCCTCCTATATCATCGAAAGCATGAAGCTCTGGCCCACGGACGCTCGCCCCATGGATGTACTTCAGGCCACCGTGCCCATGCTCGCCATGGCCAAGCAAAACAGCGACGTCATGGATCGCGATCTCTGCCTGCAACGCTCCATCGGCCTCATTGCCCAGCTGCCGACCCTGGTGGCCGCCTGGCACCGCATCCGCAATGGCCATCCAGTGCTGGCCCCGGATCCGGAACTCGATCATGCCGGCAACTTCCTCTGGATGCTGCTTGGCGAAAAGCCCGATGCGGCCACGGCCCATGACCTGGATGTCTGCCTGATCCTCCATGCCGATCACACCTTCAACGCCTCGACCTTTGCCGCCAGGGAGGTGGTCTCTACCCGTGCCAGCCTCTATTCCGGCGTTGCCGCGGGCCTGGGCGCCCTTTCCGGCAGCCTGCACGGTGGAGCCAACGCCAAGGTGATGGAGATGCTGTTGAAGCTGGAACATGAGCCGGATGTCGAGGGCTGGGTGAAGAAACAGCTCGCGGAAGGTGATCGCATCATGGGCATGGGCCATGCGATCTACAAAACCGGTGATCCCCGGGCGACCTATCTGAAGAAGATGGGACAGCGGCTGGGGCAGCAGACCGGCGGCAAATGGGCCCTGATCTCCCAGCGCATCGAAGAAACCGCCCTGGCCATCTTTGCCGAGCGCGGCAAGACTACCATTTTACCCAATGTCGACTTCAACTCCGCCCCGGTCTACTATCTGATGGGCATTCCCACAGACCTGATGACCCCGGTTTTTGCGATCTCCCGGGTGGCCGGCTGGTGCGCCCACATCATTGAGGAACAGTTCGCCGACGCCCAGGGCAAACCGGCCCTCTACCGGCCCCAGGCCCAGTATGTGGGTGAGTACTGCGGATTGATGGGCTGTGAGTATTCACCGATGGAGAAGAGGAAATAA
- a CDS encoding sulfotransferase produces MKSKELLKKIKYHISEQLAQFTYSRKCRLYCIGAAKTGTHSIDSMFDQTIRSSHEADSEEVIAKILDLSAGKLQDKEVLAFIRKRDKRLRLDVDSSQLNFFLLDFLLKEFPQALYLLTIRDCYSWLDSFMNDSLRRTTTDRWIQLRDFRFQASFFSHPPEELPLKERGLYTLNGYLSYWASHNNKVLTSVPKERLMIVRTNELTQKAYEIADFAGLPRTSIQLKHSHAFKNPTKYHLLREIPEAYLESKIQEYCGPLMERFFPEIKSLSDTAL; encoded by the coding sequence ATGAAGAGCAAGGAATTACTCAAGAAAATTAAATATCACATCTCGGAACAGCTTGCCCAATTCACGTATAGCCGAAAATGCAGACTGTATTGCATTGGTGCTGCCAAAACGGGCACCCATTCGATCGACTCGATGTTTGACCAGACCATACGGTCATCGCATGAAGCAGATTCCGAAGAGGTTATCGCAAAAATCCTTGATCTCTCCGCGGGCAAGTTACAGGATAAAGAAGTGCTTGCCTTCATACGAAAACGGGACAAGAGACTGCGCCTCGATGTTGACTCGTCACAACTCAATTTTTTTCTGCTCGATTTTCTCTTGAAAGAATTCCCGCAAGCGCTCTACCTGCTCACGATACGAGATTGCTATTCATGGCTGGATTCATTCATGAATGATTCATTGCGTCGGACGACGACCGACCGATGGATACAATTAAGGGATTTTCGATTCCAGGCCAGTTTTTTTTCACATCCGCCGGAAGAATTGCCACTCAAAGAAAGAGGACTCTACACATTGAACGGATACCTTTCCTACTGGGCGAGCCATAACAATAAAGTGCTGACCTCTGTTCCCAAAGAACGACTGATGATTGTCAGGACCAATGAACTTACCCAAAAAGCGTATGAAATCGCTGACTTCGCTGGTTTGCCAAGAACTTCAATTCAATTAAAGCATTCACATGCCTTTAAAAACCCCACTAAATATCACCTTCTTCGTGAAATTCCGGAAGCGTATCTTGAGTCAAAGATACAAGAATATTGCGGTCCACTAATGGAACGTTTTTTTCCCGAGATTAAGTCACTCAGCGATACAGCCCTCTAA
- the cysC gene encoding adenylyl-sulfate kinase, translating to MTKLETSSSRLLTKTTSCTITQLKPMPKEKHMPSQAISPNTVVHRGAISQLHREQLLQQKSLALWFTGLSGSGKSTIAHAVEEKLHAQGRLTYVFDGDNVRHGLCGDLSFSPEARSENNRRIAEMLKLFLDAGVICMAAFISPMRADRDRVKSIVGPAKFFEVYVRCPLEECARRDVKGLYKLAQAGKIKNYTGVSSPYEEPENPDIILDTNVSTVNECVDQVVQLITKFQQP from the coding sequence ATGACTAAGCTCGAAACGTCCTCCTCGAGACTTTTGACGAAAACGACATCTTGCACCATTACTCAGTTAAAGCCGATGCCCAAGGAAAAACATATGCCATCGCAAGCCATCTCACCCAATACTGTTGTTCATCGAGGCGCCATTAGCCAGTTGCACCGGGAACAGCTGCTCCAACAAAAAAGCCTGGCGCTGTGGTTTACAGGCCTGTCCGGATCGGGAAAATCGACCATAGCTCACGCAGTTGAAGAAAAGCTGCATGCTCAAGGCCGCCTGACATATGTATTTGACGGAGACAATGTGCGTCATGGCCTGTGCGGAGACTTAAGCTTCTCGCCTGAGGCTAGATCGGAAAACAATCGCCGGATAGCAGAAATGCTCAAGCTCTTTCTGGATGCCGGGGTCATCTGCATGGCGGCGTTTATTTCCCCAATGCGTGCAGATCGGGACCGAGTCAAATCGATTGTAGGACCAGCAAAATTTTTTGAAGTGTATGTGCGTTGCCCACTTGAGGAGTGTGCACGTCGTGACGTCAAAGGCCTCTACAAACTGGCCCAAGCAGGAAAAATAAAAAATTATACGGGAGTATCTTCTCCTTACGAGGAACCCGAGAATCCAGATATCATTCTCGATACAAACGTATCCACTGTGAATGAGTGCGTCGATCAGGTTGTTCAACTCATCACCAAGTTTCAGCAGCCCTAA
- a CDS encoding HD domain-containing phosphohydrolase encodes MEKDKKRKFAHAISFRIALPALLTILLFVTATFVIILPSFKENLLAKKRDMLREMVEIVYDLVSTYEQMARSGEMSEEKAQKEALRIIASLRYGPSNKDYFWVNDMKALIVVHPYRPDLRGEAVPDFRYPTGKNLLEEFVRVVKAQEAGYVEYLFQWQDEPKKIVPKISYVKGFKPWGWVIGTGLYVEDVNVEIGVIAKQLNAIASVILLINAFLAFYIIRHTVLADRVRRIIWEERERLLTALEESNARFRSLVETTSDWIWEIDAEGAYTYCSPKIQDLLGFEAEEIIGKHLEDLVTVKELERTSRLFKRMIGSHKPFNGFETVCQTRDGRVVVIEKNGVPFFGDKEEFLGYRGIARDISERKNAIEALKKSRDELHSSLEETVKSLALAAEKRDPYTAGHQMRVDKLACAIARELGLAEKQIEGLHFAALLHDIGKISLPSEYLAKPARLSAQERAIIKCHTEVGYEILKDIPFPWPVADIVYQHHEHLDGSGYPRGLTDKEILLEAKILTVADVVEAMSSHRPYRPSLGIETALEEIRSGRGVLYHADSVDACLRLIAEKKVDLSAMAW; translated from the coding sequence GTGGAGAAGGACAAGAAACGCAAATTTGCCCATGCCATCTCCTTCAGGATCGCCCTGCCGGCCCTGCTCACCATTCTTCTGTTCGTTACCGCCACCTTTGTCATTATCCTGCCGTCTTTTAAGGAAAACCTGTTGGCCAAGAAGCGGGATATGCTCCGCGAGATGGTCGAAATCGTCTACGATCTGGTCTCGACCTACGAACAGATGGCCCGCTCGGGGGAAATGAGTGAGGAGAAGGCCCAAAAGGAGGCCTTGCGCATCATTGCCTCGCTTCGTTACGGCCCGAGCAACAAGGACTACTTCTGGGTCAACGATATGAAGGCCCTGATCGTCGTCCACCCCTATCGCCCTGATCTGCGCGGCGAGGCAGTGCCTGATTTTCGCTATCCCACCGGAAAAAATCTGCTCGAGGAGTTCGTGCGCGTGGTCAAGGCCCAGGAGGCCGGCTATGTGGAGTACCTCTTCCAGTGGCAGGACGAGCCCAAGAAGATCGTGCCCAAAATTTCCTATGTCAAAGGGTTCAAACCCTGGGGTTGGGTCATCGGCACAGGACTCTACGTCGAGGATGTCAATGTCGAGATCGGCGTTATCGCCAAACAGCTCAACGCCATTGCCTCGGTCATTTTGCTGATCAACGCCTTCCTGGCGTTTTACATCATTCGCCATACCGTGCTTGCCGATCGGGTGCGGCGCATTATCTGGGAAGAGCGGGAACGGCTTTTGACCGCACTCGAGGAAAGCAATGCCCGCTTCAGATCCCTGGTTGAAACCACCAGCGACTGGATCTGGGAGATCGATGCCGAGGGTGCCTACACCTACTGTAGCCCCAAGATACAAGATTTGCTTGGCTTCGAGGCCGAGGAAATCATAGGCAAGCACCTCGAGGACCTGGTCACGGTCAAGGAGTTGGAGCGAACCAGCCGGCTCTTTAAGAGAATGATTGGCTCCCACAAACCCTTCAACGGGTTTGAAACCGTCTGTCAGACCCGTGACGGCCGAGTGGTGGTGATCGAGAAGAACGGGGTGCCGTTTTTTGGCGACAAGGAGGAATTCCTGGGATATCGGGGGATTGCCCGCGATATTTCCGAGCGCAAGAACGCCATCGAGGCCCTGAAGAAAAGCCGCGACGAACTCCATTCCAGCCTGGAGGAGACGGTTAAATCATTAGCCCTGGCCGCGGAGAAACGCGACCCCTATACCGCAGGTCATCAGATGCGGGTGGACAAACTGGCCTGCGCCATTGCCCGTGAACTGGGGTTGGCGGAAAAACAGATCGAGGGCCTCCATTTTGCAGCCCTGCTGCATGACATCGGCAAGATCTCCCTGCCTTCTGAGTACCTGGCCAAACCGGCACGGCTTTCCGCCCAGGAACGGGCGATAATCAAGTGTCATACCGAGGTCGGCTACGAGATCCTCAAGGATATCCCTTTCCCCTGGCCGGTGGCGGATATCGTCTATCAGCACCACGAACACCTGGACGGTTCCGGCTACCCGCGTGGTTTGACTGATAAGGAGATTCTGCTGGAGGCCAAGATCCTGACCGTGGCCGATGTGGTCGAGGCGATGAGTTCCCATCGGCCCTATCGGCCGTCACTCGGCATAGAAACGGCGCTTGAGGAGATTCGCTCCGGCCGTGGTGTGCTTTATCACGCCGACAGCGTAGACGCCTGCCTGCGGTTGATCGCGGAGAAGAAGGTCGACCTGAGCGCAATGGCCTGGTGA
- a CDS encoding esterase-like activity of phytase family protein — translation MPALNKKNRTYYFTGRSDKFAPSRGSLNANNGRLDPEGVRVSNDGRTIYISDEYGPYVYGFDRETGVRSKVFTLPATFAAANLSAVGDEEISANTSGRLANKGMKGLALTPDGKTLVGAMQSPLIQDGGKDAAVTRIITIDIQSGATKQYAYQLDNLGSKDDPKYGSISEIQAINNHQFLVDERDGKGVGGRFKSEAEKALQDRY, via the coding sequence ATTCCTGCACTCAACAAAAAGAACCGGACCTACTATTTCACCGGCCGTTCCGATAAATTTGCCCCCAGCAGAGGATCGCTCAATGCCAACAATGGACGCCTGGATCCCGAAGGCGTGCGGGTCTCCAACGATGGCCGCACCATCTACATCTCTGACGAATATGGCCCCTATGTCTATGGATTTGATCGGGAAACCGGTGTGCGCAGCAAAGTGTTCACCCTGCCGGCGACCTTTGCCGCCGCCAATCTGAGCGCGGTCGGCGACGAGGAGATCAGTGCCAACACCAGCGGCCGTCTTGCCAACAAGGGGATGAAGGGGCTCGCTCTCACTCCGGATGGCAAGACCCTGGTCGGCGCGATGCAAAGCCCGCTTATCCAGGACGGTGGGAAAGATGCCGCCGTTACCCGGATCATCACCATCGACATTCAATCCGGGGCCACCAAGCAGTATGCCTATCAACTCGACAATTTGGGGAGCAAAGACGATCCGAAATACGGTTCCATCAGCGAAATCCAGGCGATCAACAACCACCAATTCCTGGTGGATGAACGTGACGGCAAGGGGGTTGGGGGACGATTCAAAAGCGAAGCAGAAAAAGCTCTACAAGATCGATATTAA
- a CDS encoding esterase-like activity of phytase family protein produces the protein MGDDSKAKQKKLYKIDINGATDITTLSGAENLLTHVVGKSLFLDLVEILNDNGIEKEAIPTKLEGIAFGQDIEVDGTSKHTLYVSNDNDYLATTTVDDATVDNPNTIYVFSFTDGDLPGFIPQPIRPYYVEEMEGHDWACSRDCGNGKR, from the coding sequence TTGGGGGACGATTCAAAAGCGAAGCAGAAAAAGCTCTACAAGATCGATATTAACGGGGCAACCGACATCACCACTCTGAGCGGTGCGGAAAATCTCCTTACTCATGTTGTCGGCAAATCCCTGTTTCTTGATCTGGTGGAGATCCTCAATGATAACGGCATAGAGAAAGAGGCAATACCGACCAAACTCGAGGGGATTGCCTTCGGACAGGATATCGAGGTGGACGGTACCAGCAAACACACCCTCTATGTCTCCAACGACAACGATTATCTGGCCACCACCACCGTGGACGATGCAACCGTCGACAATCCCAACACCATCTACGTCTTCTCTTTTACCGACGGGGACCTTCCTGGATTCATCCCCCAACCCATCCGCCCCTATTACGTGGAGGAGATGGAGGGACACGATTGGGCCTGCAGTCGAGATTGCGGCAACGGCAAGCGATAA
- a CDS encoding serine protein kinase PrkA — protein sequence MMTDPKTTSLSHHIQAVKKGERVFENAFQSVSRMILDKEIDKVTVNGKTTFDFTIFREGKKHIIGMYDEINSFVSFVKDASQGGSSKEMAFVLVGEPGNGKTFLVEYLCSLYRTFLAQPKNRKYSFRFHGLDKIGTYGAIKMIESQTYEDPMVLALNLFETKEESMQYLAKKFKISDAMIEEWMENYRPLGACSAYIWEDLRSLAGGNIDEMLNNIEIVPVPLVESLGTVTGKYPAKDKITSSAVDLLGEESIQRLLHITDTNNPYRFDLRRGALARVAGGGIHFSDEIYKNKKDLVQVYLGIIQNRTIEIDGYRWPIDTLIIATSNNSEFNRFLAEKEEAPIIDRCRICYVSHNTNYRQQHDLTAYAIGNESKTTLTGNTMHQDPNLNYAASVGVVLTRLPRSEKLTPIETMKLAAGEVAGEKSLKTLSEVIDTLNQEHDITKRFGQKGLGQRNLGRTMQLMLESSETNEGKCMFAYDVFTALERVILDYVSEAADRAKFLDDLKIAKGLYRERIMTEMFNAYMDEPLAIRKDVLNYVNMIIGIDAENLGVDRMWKYKNPQTGELVALKIDERYIDSVEACLGLKVREQKDSFRTSIRKIYGQKISIDPDYDFMDNLELVKAVTDVRLKSDIAGAGSLIGALANRTNEENQKLYDRMIDTMLNKLGYCLTCAQKTIEYFCTQVDEN from the coding sequence ATGATGACCGACCCCAAGACCACCTCGCTTAGTCACCATATTCAAGCTGTCAAAAAAGGTGAACGCGTCTTTGAAAACGCCTTCCAGAGCGTCAGCCGCATGATTCTGGACAAAGAGATTGACAAGGTCACGGTCAACGGCAAAACCACCTTCGATTTCACCATTTTCCGTGAAGGCAAAAAGCACATCATCGGCATGTACGATGAGATCAACTCCTTTGTCTCCTTTGTCAAGGACGCCTCCCAGGGCGGCTCCTCCAAGGAGATGGCCTTTGTCCTGGTCGGCGAGCCGGGCAACGGCAAGACCTTTCTGGTGGAATACCTGTGCAGCCTGTACCGCACCTTCCTCGCCCAGCCCAAAAATCGCAAATATTCCTTCCGCTTCCATGGCCTGGACAAGATAGGCACCTACGGCGCGATCAAGATGATCGAGTCCCAGACCTACGAGGATCCGATGGTCCTGGCGCTCAACCTGTTTGAGACCAAGGAAGAATCCATGCAGTACCTGGCCAAGAAGTTCAAGATCAGTGACGCCATGATCGAAGAGTGGATGGAAAATTACCGCCCGCTCGGTGCTTGCTCGGCCTACATCTGGGAGGACCTCCGCAGCCTGGCCGGCGGCAATATCGACGAGATGCTCAACAACATCGAGATCGTGCCGGTCCCACTGGTGGAGAGCCTGGGCACGGTCACCGGCAAGTATCCGGCCAAGGACAAGATCACCTCCTCGGCGGTCGATCTCCTGGGCGAAGAGTCGATCCAGCGCCTGCTCCACATCACCGACACCAACAACCCCTACCGCTTTGATCTCAGGCGCGGAGCCCTTGCCCGTGTGGCCGGAGGCGGCATCCACTTCAGCGACGAGATCTACAAGAACAAGAAGGACCTGGTGCAGGTCTACCTGGGCATCATTCAGAACCGCACCATCGAAATCGACGGGTACCGCTGGCCAATCGACACACTGATCATCGCCACCAGCAACAACTCCGAGTTCAACCGCTTTCTCGCGGAGAAAGAGGAGGCGCCGATCATCGACCGCTGCCGTATCTGCTATGTTTCCCACAATACCAACTACCGCCAGCAGCATGACCTGACCGCCTACGCCATCGGCAACGAGTCCAAGACCACCCTGACCGGCAACACCATGCACCAGGATCCCAACCTCAATTATGCCGCCTCCGTGGGCGTGGTCCTCACCCGTCTGCCGCGCTCGGAAAAGCTGACCCCGATCGAGACCATGAAACTGGCCGCGGGCGAGGTTGCCGGCGAAAAGAGCCTGAAGACCCTTTCCGAGGTGATCGACACCCTCAACCAGGAGCACGACATCACCAAGCGATTCGGCCAGAAGGGGCTTGGCCAGCGCAACCTCGGCCGCACCATGCAACTGATGCTGGAGAGTTCGGAGACCAACGAGGGCAAGTGCATGTTTGCCTACGATGTGTTCACCGCCCTGGAGCGGGTGATTCTCGACTACGTCTCCGAGGCGGCGGACCGGGCCAAGTTTCTCGACGATCTCAAGATCGCCAAGGGGCTCTACCGCGAGCGGATCATGACCGAGATGTTCAACGCCTACATGGATGAGCCGCTGGCAATCCGCAAGGACGTGCTCAACTACGTCAACATGATCATCGGCATCGACGCCGAGAACCTGGGCGTGGACCGCATGTGGAAATACAAAAATCCCCAGACCGGCGAACTGGTGGCCCTGAAGATCGACGAACGCTACATCGATTCAGTGGAGGCCTGCCTGGGGCTGAAAGTGCGCGAGCAGAAAGACTCCTTCCGCACCTCGATCCGCAAGATCTATGGCCAAAAGATCTCCATTGACCCGGACTACGACTTCATGGATAACCTGGAACTGGTCAAGGCGGTGACCGATGTGCGCCTCAAATCGGATATCGCCGGTGCGGGCAGCCTGATCGGGGCCCTTGCCAACCGGACCAACGAGGAAAACCAGAAACTCTATGACCGGATGATCGACACCATGCTCAATAAACTGGGCTACTGCCTGACCTGCGCCCAGAAAACCATTGAATATTTCTGTACCCAGGTTGATGAGAATTGA
- a CDS encoding DUF444 family protein, translated as MNKLRQLYQQLEAKGLSLEQRRVIEHELALSELSGDPLRAHLRGPRSEARSLYSYSDPEILGQANPSPLMSLVAAQSLDHLLQRDLQREKDGFPRKIRVGKLVKPGRDGDDKVVVIPTTVEEKLIHGPIPEEEEEGEGGEGQDPGEGGAGEGEEGEVIGEQPVREEQGGGSGSGQGQGGAHELESTVYDLGRVLTEQFALPNLRDKGKKRSLTRYAYDLTDKNRGFGQILDKKATLKQVLQTNIALGRVKAGALPDANALMVSPKDRVYRILSKELDYEAQAVVFFVRDYSGSMAGKPTELVVNQHVLIYAWLTYQYQNQVETRFILHDTEAREVENFQSYYQMQVAGGTQVSSAYRLVNKIVAEEELYRDYSIYVFHGTDGDDWDTYGEESLPELKKMLTYASRIGVTIAENGLDGSRRTEVEKYLTNSGLLESKKDLLRLDVMSKDSNEARIIEGIKNLIS; from the coding sequence ATGAATAAGCTGCGGCAACTCTACCAACAGCTGGAAGCCAAAGGCCTTTCTCTCGAGCAGCGGCGCGTTATCGAACATGAGCTGGCGCTGTCTGAATTAAGCGGCGATCCGCTCCGGGCACATCTGCGTGGTCCGCGGTCGGAGGCACGCTCGCTCTACAGCTACAGCGACCCGGAGATTCTCGGCCAGGCCAATCCCTCGCCGTTGATGTCGCTTGTTGCGGCCCAATCCCTTGATCACCTGCTGCAACGCGATCTGCAACGGGAAAAAGACGGATTTCCGCGCAAGATCCGCGTGGGCAAGCTGGTCAAGCCCGGCCGCGACGGCGACGACAAGGTGGTGGTGATTCCGACCACGGTTGAAGAAAAATTGATCCACGGCCCCATTCCCGAGGAAGAGGAAGAAGGCGAAGGCGGCGAAGGCCAGGATCCGGGCGAAGGCGGGGCCGGTGAGGGGGAAGAGGGCGAGGTTATCGGTGAGCAGCCGGTTCGCGAAGAACAGGGCGGCGGCAGCGGTTCCGGTCAGGGTCAGGGTGGAGCCCATGAGCTCGAATCCACGGTCTATGATCTCGGCCGCGTCCTCACCGAACAGTTTGCCCTGCCCAACCTGCGCGACAAGGGCAAAAAACGATCGCTCACCCGCTACGCCTACGATCTGACCGACAAGAACCGCGGTTTCGGCCAGATACTCGACAAGAAGGCGACCCTGAAACAGGTGCTGCAGACCAACATCGCCCTAGGCAGGGTCAAGGCCGGAGCCCTGCCGGATGCCAACGCCCTCATGGTTTCTCCCAAGGACCGGGTCTATCGCATCCTCTCCAAGGAGCTTGATTACGAGGCGCAGGCAGTGGTCTTTTTCGTGCGCGACTACTCCGGTTCCATGGCGGGCAAACCCACGGAACTGGTGGTCAACCAACATGTGCTCATCTACGCCTGGCTGACCTATCAGTACCAGAACCAGGTGGAGACTCGCTTCATCCTCCACGACACCGAAGCGCGCGAGGTGGAAAATTTCCAATCCTACTACCAGATGCAGGTTGCCGGTGGCACCCAGGTGAGCTCGGCCTACCGGCTGGTCAACAAAATCGTTGCCGAGGAGGAGTTGTATCGCGACTACTCGATCTATGTTTTCCACGGCACCGACGGCGATGATTGGGACACCTACGGCGAAGAATCCTTGCCCGAGTTGAAAAAGATGCTGACCTACGCCAGCCGCATCGGGGTGACCATTGCCGAAAACGGGCTGGACGGCAGTCGTCGGACCGAGGTGGAAAAGTACCTGACCAACTCCGGTCTGTTGGAGTCCAAAAAGGATCTGCTGCGTCTGGACGTCATGTCCAAAGACAGTAACGAAGCGCGGATCATCGAGGGCATCAAGAATCTGATATCTTAA
- a CDS encoding SpoVR family protein, translating to MELISQHTKRIMEGCKERARQAGLRFEDETLEYVVTNRDMLELGPKVMIPTLYDYWVQEVEVLREQGRYELYPNNPYETVINTRPPISYYNDNNPDWLNVMIFYHVIGHIDFFQNNLFFRHTWNYDFTGRALADKRLIAKLRSEKGRWVDYVIEFARTVDNLVGYFELLEESGKKIKQEKPSLLDFYFDVFLQRGSRATVSSYAREIERYNKLLREHPEDGEMRFLKSITEKYTELESLYARSLKEKKSVGRTDLLQFLIEFSPFLNAEKNRWMLMVLEVIRSTSLYFQPQIRTKILNEGWASYWHDTLFLQDDRIKGHEVDYAIVNAKVTSMPRVGLNPYALGMRLFQYLEDKAEKGRTSLKYFQTSDRQQRRNFDQATGHGRDYIFHIRENYCDSMFINSFIDQDFIDLHRLFVVGKRLNKERMTWQYYVKSRKSEDYKAMVADSLYHPPRIEVTVAENNALVLNHVFEGKPLLRDFIQGVLLGVEYLWGEEVHLYTSVPIPIKASRDIDGRPKEETPKRTIQWKRFRYTMKDRTLSRTLAE from the coding sequence ATGGAACTGATCAGTCAGCATACCAAACGAATCATGGAGGGGTGCAAGGAACGGGCCCGGCAGGCCGGTTTGCGCTTCGAGGACGAGACCCTGGAGTACGTGGTCACCAACCGCGACATGCTCGAGCTTGGTCCGAAAGTCATGATTCCCACCCTCTACGACTATTGGGTGCAGGAAGTGGAAGTTTTGCGGGAACAGGGCCGCTACGAGCTCTACCCCAACAATCCCTATGAGACGGTGATCAACACCCGGCCACCGATCTCCTACTACAACGACAATAACCCGGACTGGCTCAACGTGATGATTTTTTATCATGTAATCGGCCATATCGACTTTTTCCAGAACAACCTTTTTTTCCGCCATACCTGGAATTACGACTTCACCGGACGGGCCCTGGCCGACAAACGGCTGATCGCCAAACTGCGCTCGGAAAAAGGACGCTGGGTCGATTACGTGATCGAGTTCGCCCGCACCGTTGACAACCTGGTGGGGTACTTCGAACTCCTGGAAGAGAGCGGCAAGAAGATCAAACAGGAGAAGCCGTCCCTGCTCGACTTCTACTTCGATGTCTTTCTCCAGCGCGGCAGCCGGGCGACAGTGAGCAGCTATGCCCGGGAGATCGAGCGCTACAACAAGCTTCTCCGCGAGCACCCGGAAGACGGCGAGATGCGCTTTCTCAAATCGATCACCGAGAAATACACCGAGCTGGAATCGCTCTATGCCCGCAGCCTCAAGGAAAAAAAGAGCGTCGGCCGCACCGATCTGCTCCAGTTTCTCATTGAGTTTTCACCGTTTCTCAATGCCGAAAAAAACCGCTGGATGCTGATGGTGCTCGAGGTGATCCGTTCGACCTCACTCTACTTCCAGCCGCAGATCCGCACCAAGATCCTCAACGAGGGCTGGGCCTCCTACTGGCACGACACCCTCTTTCTCCAGGATGACCGCATCAAAGGGCATGAGGTGGACTATGCCATCGTCAACGCCAAGGTCACCTCCATGCCCCGGGTGGGGCTCAACCCCTATGCCCTGGGCATGCGCCTGTTTCAGTACCTGGAGGACAAGGCGGAAAAAGGACGCACCAGCCTGAAGTACTTCCAGACAAGCGATCGCCAGCAGCGACGCAATTTCGATCAGGCCACCGGCCATGGAAGGGACTACATCTTTCACATCCGTGAAAATTACTGCGACTCGATGTTCATCAACTCCTTCATTGATCAGGATTTCATCGATCTGCACCGCCTCTTTGTGGTCGGCAAGCGACTCAACAAGGAACGGATGACCTGGCAGTACTACGTCAAGAGCCGCAAATCCGAGGATTACAAGGCCATGGTCGCGGACAGCCTCTACCACCCGCCGCGGATCGAGGTCACGGTGGCGGAAAACAATGCCCTGGTGCTCAACCATGTTTTCGAGGGCAAACCGCTGTTGCGCGACTTCATTCAGGGCGTCCTCCTCGGGGTGGAGTACCTCTGGGGCGAGGAGGTGCACCTCTACACCTCTGTGCCCATCCCCATCAAGGCCAGCCGGGACATCGACGGCCGGCCCAAGGAGGAGACGCCGAAACGGACCATTCAATGGAAGCGCTTTCGCTACACCATGAAAGACAGAACCCTGTCGCGAACGCTCGCGGAATAA